Genomic segment of Drosophila ananassae strain 14024-0371.13 chromosome 2L, ASM1763931v2, whole genome shotgun sequence:
AACATAAATTCATTGAAATATACTCAAATCGTCTATGCGATAAGTACTACTTtcataaaaaagaaacttttgattttatttacataataaaaaattactgtATCCGAGGTGGGGAATTGCAGCTCGAGCTGCACTGTATTTGCCTGTTGCCTCTGATATTGCCGTTGCCCCAGGTAACTGACCAGGCATAAAGCAGCCCAAACAGAGAGCGTTATAACAATGTCACCCATGCGAGCCACCACCAAGTGGCCCGAGAATGTTTGGATTACAATGGAGCGTTTAGTTCCCGGGCGACGTTCGACAACGGCAGCAGTGAGGCGTCTCTGAATCAGAAACCTATATAATATACCCTGAAGAGTAGAACCATTTTCCTTTAATAGAGACTTGATTACTGGCTTAAAGGGGGAAATGCGTCCAGAAGTGGAGAGACTTAAAAGTGCCCGAATCCTACATGAATAATCCAGTGAAAATGAAAGCCAAAAGTGTGATTgtgttgattttatttttgggaattCTAAATAATTCCAGAGCCACGCAAAAGTCGCAGCAGCTTGGTCAGCCGCTTATACAATTAAGTCACGGTGAGTTGAGCATTTGagtgaaattttattttactttttttttggcttttggttCAAGTATTAGCCAGAGGTTTTTAGGGCTCTAGTGCGGCTGTTGAGTGGCAAACATGTTGACCTTTAACGCTTCTTTTGGTCTACATGGTCTGTGGCATTTCTGGCTGAAAGCATTTCCACAAAACATCAAAAATTCATCATTGCTGGGAGCCAAAAATTTAGGACAATCAATACAGGTTAATTGCAAAAAGAAAAGTAAATGAGGGAACTGACCCGAGCCAAATCAAGGCAGGTGGTCAGTGCGTTAAAGCTAATTGCACACCCAACACGCAAGCAAATTGTCAAGTTCCTTTCTATATTCCCAGTTTTTTGGGGTTCTCGGAAGTGAATGTGCTAATCgataaatttattattgtcTATATGTTTGATGGGGGAAGGGGTAAACTGCGGAAGAGTTTAAGTTGTATTTCCCAGCGAGCATAATTCCCGCAGAAGCACTGCACTCGATGACGGAAATATGTTGCCATTAGAGCAATTGATCAAACAAACTCGAAAAAATGAATCCAAACAAGAGGTAACAAAATCAAAAGTCAATGAGGTAAATACACGAAGTGGATAGGTAGCTAATATTGTCATATTTTAGTTGAAATTAATTGTATTTTGGATATAACTTATAAgtgaatataaatattatgattcttaaataaaaagttgTGGGtttcttaataatataatttaaatatttttttcttagtgTTTAGAAttccatttatatttattttatatagcacttttgtttattttctatGGAAACGGGTTGAAAGTTCAAGAAACTGAAAGAATAGAAACAACAATTCCATTTTCAGATAACACCGACGACGATTATCCCGATAGCAAGGATGAGGTACATTTGGAGGACTTCTTCTGGACTGGTTCGGGTGATGGGCCCCCTGACTTCCTTAAAAAGGTTCACACAGGAATAACCAAGGGGAAGGATGTGATTGTCAAGACGGAAACGGTGGTGGCCACTGTCTATGTGGATGGTAATAATGTAAGTCCAGGTTTTCGAGGAGGCGGATACAGAAATGAAAACTTTAATTTGTGATCCATATCTAGGAAATTGATATTCCTATTTGCATTGACTGCAAACCTGATGATGGCGGGGGAACCTGGGAAATGGGGCCTGGAATGCCGCCCCTTAATTATTCGGCAACAGATCGACGATATTGGTTGCTCACGGTAATGTCAGGATTTTATACAGCCAAGGATAACCCCTTACTTGAGGAAAAACTGGCGCGACTATATCGGTTGGCTTTTACGAGGTGAAATATTGATAGATAGGGTTaagttttaaattatattttcatatttcttCTAAGACAACAAACCCGGCATTTGGGCATAAACGGAGCTCAGCAAATCGAGGGCGTGAATGTTCCAACCAATCGAGAACGTCGAAAGTCTATTACCGATAATCCACCAACAACGACAGGATCCCCTTCGGATGATGTGGAATTGCTGGACATGCCAGATGATAATGAGCCCTATATCAAGACCGTGAGGAGGCTGGGTGAGGATACTGAATGGTCTAGTAATTCCGAGGAACAGGAACCGGACGTTTCCGATGAAAGTTTACCCATTGGGGTCACGCAATCGACCAGCACGGAGAACATCGATTATGGGGCATTCGTTACCCTGATCCCCTGGGAGCTCATACAGCAGAATGGGAAATCGGAAAAATTGAGGGAAGTGCACGAACCTTTGTTGACGAAGCAACCGCATCtagaacaacaaaaacaacaacaactggcacaacaacaacaacagccccAATCACTTTATAGGGACGAGCATGTTAGAGTTGTCATACACAACCTGACGCAAATTAGCGAGGCGGATGTGCAAAAGTGGAGCACCGCCAGCACGGAGGAAAGCAACTACGTCAACCTCAAATTGTAAGTGttaaaaagaattttttgTTATGACTTGGATGTCAGAGACTCGATTAACGGATTATGAAGCAAAAATTCATGAGGGTACTAGTAAAGCTTACTTCATTTTTGATGGAATTAATGCTACTTCTGAATTCTTTTTATTGGGTATCTGTATACATATTCTTCCAAATATTTTTAGTTATCTACAATAAGTATACTCCTTATTTAATtctataaattaataattaatgtAAACATTATAGTAGCAACGAGCGTCCAGTAGCCAATCAAACCGAGCTGATTTACACTGTTTTGGTAAATGGTCGACCTGTTTTGGCCACAACTGCCGCCAAGGACATGGAACTGGTCAGCGAAGATGAGGCGGTAAAGGCATTTGGACAGGCTGTGTATATGAAATCAGAACGTGAGTTATTTTGGTAttcataataattataaataaaccaattgaaatattattaattagcTTATATTAGAGAGCCTACGGCTACGGCTCTGGCTCCAGTTCCTCGAAGTGGACAGGCTGGTTTTTTCAATTCCGTAAAAAATAATGTGGCTCTGGTGGTCATTAGTTCCTTGGCCATACTCTTGTTAATGCTACTATTGGTGGCTGTATTGCTTTTGGGAAGAACACGTGCCCAGCAAAGAGAACTCAGTGCGGTCAACAGGTAATTATTAAATGAAGAATTTATTACTCATGTACTTCATATCAAACATAAATCTAACCAACGTATGAGTTCCCATTGTAGAACTACTTCCCGCAATGAATTACTCTCCGAAGGCACTTCCATGCGTCCAACTACTGGCGATAGAAGCGAGGAGGCTCCGTCTCCGGGACACCCTAGATCGGGTGGCGTACGAAACTTCTCCTATGAACGGGAACCGAGGATAACCTTCCCCGCACCGCCGGCGGAAACCAGATCTCGTCGGGATTCATTGTCCTCCTCCACAGACAACACTTCTGATTCTTCCGTCTACTGTCCCATCAATCCTCCGAGTGCTGACGTGCAAAGGATCCTAGACGAGAAGGCAGCCCGACTGTTCGATGGCCACAGGAGGCGGCACCAATACGACAGAGCCGAGGGTCATGAGGAAACGGTCTACACATCCGTGGTGTCCGAAAAAAAGGGCGACAAGTCCAGGCACAAGTCGAGAAGGCGCTATCTGAATGAGAACCGTGTCGGCTCACTAGAAACGAGTCCTGTTCAAGGATCCCTCGCAGGCCGTTCTTCGTCTATAGAGAATTCACCGGAGCCCCTGCGCCGGAGTTACGAGAATTTTCAAAGAAACGAGACCTACAATCCGCACAACAACTATCACCGAA
This window contains:
- the LOC6501575 gene encoding uncharacterized protein LOC6501575, with translation MNNPVKMKAKSVIVLILFLGILNNSRATQKSQQLGQPLIQLSHDNTDDDYPDSKDEVHLEDFFWTGSGDGPPDFLKKVHTGITKGKDVIVKTETVVATVYVDGNNEIDIPICIDCKPDDGGGTWEMGPGMPPLNYSATDRRYWLLTVMSGFYTAKDNPLLEEKLARLYRLAFTRQQTRHLGINGAQQIEGVNVPTNRERRKSITDNPPTTTGSPSDDVELLDMPDDNEPYIKTVRRLGEDTEWSSNSEEQEPDVSDESLPIGVTQSTSTENIDYGAFVTLIPWELIQQNGKSEKLREVHEPLLTKQPHLEQQKQQQLAQQQQQPQSLYRDEHVRVVIHNLTQISEADVQKWSTASTEESNYVNLKFSNERPVANQTELIYTVLVNGRPVLATTAAKDMELVSEDEAVKAFGQAVYMKSEPYIREPTATALAPVPRSGQAGFFNSVKNNVALVVISSLAILLLMLLLVAVLLLGRTRAQQRELSAVNRTTSRNELLSEGTSMRPTTGDRSEEAPSPGHPRSGGVRNFSYEREPRITFPAPPAETRSRRDSLSSSTDNTSDSSVYCPINPPSADVQRILDEKAARLFDGHRRRHQYDRAEGHEETVYTSVVSEKKGDKSRHKSRRRYLNENRVGSLETSPVQGSLAGRSSSIENSPEPLRRSYENFQRNETYNPHNNYHRNKLLVQKSGSGISPEVINKEIIRTLQPSDKSSDTASVGSFLSMASVRAFPKGNLPEPLNRVLDPVFVTYYDNVNAVAGASHHSTRSLRSHKSLGSKDPNSTIATIASFPSPKAPPSSSIRNVRSASHSDNPDPGVVGPVVWERHKKKHSQEALTYADYNASPVHNPSAIRTHYEGLLEGALQMYSSQDDIPMPLPTQNFTNNRRATKREHRGSSAGLPSFQTAASIRAAVDRPATAQPEKTSKSAQSTQPPSTSYSAWGGGSIYSSHSTLNRPLSAGPIHRVDHRIDLSGGGEEATNSSTGAGTAPLIEAIQSELRRFKQQQE